The Anabaena sp. PCC 7108 region TTTGTATAACCTAATAAACTCATTTTCGAGATTTGCGAGAGTTTCTAAATCACGGTTACAAGTCAACCAACAAATATTGAGTCTATTCTTTTTATTAAATCTTCTTAGTTGATGAAATCTATGGTGTGCTTTCCATCTTTCACATAAGTTGACAGTTCGACCTATATAAATAATCTGACCTTGACTATCAGAGATAAAGTAGATAGCTGCACAATTAGGAAGACGATCTTTTTCAAGTAAATAGACTGATGGTAGTTCAGATAAATTGATATTTTCTAATAACATTGCACCACTTAAATAAAAATGTAGGTTGGGTTTTTTACATCAACCCAACTTAACATAAAACACCAAAAACCTCTGCGTCACTTTGCGTTAACCTCAGCGTGACTCCGCGTTTAAAAAATTATCCAGATACTGTACCATCAGGCATAATCGCTCCTTCCAAATCAGCATCGGTGAGAATTGTTCCTGTTAAATCGGCTCCTTGTAAATTGGCGTTTCGCAATATTGTATTAGTGAGATTTGCATAACTTAAATCCGTACCTTGCAAACTAGCTCCAGTCAAATCAGTTGCTAAATCTCCCCACTGTATACTTCGGCTGAGATTGGCTCGACATAACTTTGCATGATCCAAATTAGCATGGTGCAGTGAAGCGGCTCGTAAGTCAGCGTAACTCAAATCTGCTTCACTCAAAACTGCATACCCTAAATCTGTGCGTTGGTCGGAACTAGGACGAAAATCAGCTTTAATTATCAGCGCACGAGAGAGTTTTGCACCATGCAAATTAGCACCACATAAACTAGCCTTAATTAAGTTTGCTTCATCTAAACGAGCCAGAATTAGCTTTGCACCAGTCAAATCAGCTTCACGTAGAATGGCACGATACAAGTCTGCTTTGCTCAAGTTTGTTCCCCAAAGGATGGCTTCACTCAGGTCTGCTTCCCGTAAACAAGCTTGGCTGAAGTTGGTTTTACCTAGCCGTGTTTGACGTAAATCAGCATAGCTAAAATCTGAGCCTGTAAGGTTAGCATTCGTTAGCTCTGCTTCTTGTAGATTAACTCGCTGAAAGCTGCGTTCTCCCGCTAGATAACGGTTTAAAATTTCATTTACATCCATAAATAATTACAAGTTTGTGATTGGAGATTCAGAACAGGATCAAAGCAATAACGAAATTAGTGACTAATTAACTAAATAACTTTTTAGTAATCTTACCATTTTCGTCTTACTTCTGAGTATTGGAATGTGAAATAAAAGAGTATTTCCTCTATTGATACCAGCAAACTCTGAAATTAGCCCAAATAATCTGTTTTATTCGCCGCTGTTAATTGACAGTTAGTTATAATACTAATTAGTGATTAAACAATTATTTTGCTAAAGATTGAGTCTCCCTATGCCCAAAAAGAAGCCATCCAAAACTGATCCAGCTATTCTCGCGGCAGTTGCTGACTATTTTAAAGTGCTATCAGAGGGGAGTAGATTACAAATTTTGACCTGTCTGAAATCAGGTGCGATGAATGTGATGGAGATTGCAGAGGCGACTGGTTTAGGGCAAGCAAATCTGTCTAAGCACCTAAAAGTATTAACTCAGGCGGGGATTTTAGCTCGTCAGCCCAAGGGTACTAGTGCTTTTTATGAGATTGCAGATCCGATAATTTTTGAGCTTTGTGAGTTAGTATGCGATCGCATTACCGAAAGAGTATTACAGCAAGCTGAAAGTCTGAAAGCTCTTCGTAGCAGAACTGGAGTTTTTTGAAAGAATTCCATACAACTGACATCCAAACCGCTGTCAACAACCACTTTAGTTGTTAAATAGCATCTTGCCCAGAAATATCAACCTACTTTATCTACAGGCAAGACATCATGAAAATGATTGTAGTCCACATAGCGATGTCCATCAGGGGTGTGGTGCATAATATCAACAAATCTACGATTCCAGAGAATTTGATTAGCACTATAACTATGACGAGCATGGACAACTTGTGCCACCGTTTCATCAATACCACTAACAGAAACCATCAGCAAAGAATTAGTCTGAGTTAGTAATTCTGCTGTCATTCCATAAAGAGGACTAGACTCATCAATAATATGCATTACTAACCAGGACAAAGAAAAGTTAGGTGTTTGATGACGTAAAAGTTTGAGATCATAAATTCGCCGCATGGAATATCCTTCTACTGTGATTTCATCGCGCATTAAATACATCCGCATCTGAGCTTCTAAAATCATGTTACGGCGCTGATTAGCAGTACGAAATGCCAGCGTTGGCACTCCTTGATGGGGTGTAATAACAGCTACACGGCTAAAGATCACACGGGCAGTTGGTCGAGAGAAACGGGCAAAGGCTAATCCTGTCATCACCGCAATTCCCACCACACCAATCATTGCTTCAATAGTGACAATGATATTGGCATAAGTTGTTTTTGGATACATAGCACCGTAACCAATAGATGCCAAGGTTTGCACACTAAAGAAAAAGGCATCTGCAAAAGAACCTGGTTGAGCATTAGCTATACAATCTCCTCCTAGCCAATAAGCGGAGGCAAACAAAGCATTAATAGCTACATAAAACACACAAATTAAGATCAAGAAACCAACCCAGGGAATCGTTAGTAGCAGATGGTAAGGATCACGCCAGTAAGAATGCCAAGCACCCATACCTATGATTTCAAATTGTCCATTGTGGATTTTGATGTGAACTCGTGGGATGATAACTTTTTTTTGCTTCCTAGACTGTCTCTGCAATCGAAATTTCCGAAATTTCATGGGGAGTAACCAAAAGCATGATGAATGGTAGTATGACAGAAGTGTTAAATACAGTTATAAGATCACATATCTGGTGATTATTTAATCCTGATGAATCGCAACTTTTGGATTACTGCTTTAATTGCCTTTGTGAACTCCCTGAGTTTTACAATTTTAATTCCCATTATCTATCTTTATGGTAAACAATTTGGTTTAAGCGATTTCCAAACCAGTTTACTATTTTCTATTTACTCTATCGCTCAATTTTTTGCCACTCCTGTCATTGGTAAATTGTCTGATCGTTTTGGACGTAAGCCTTTATTAATAATCAGTTTAGCGGGAACTGTTATCGCTAACTCCATAGCTGGAACTGCAACAACTGCGGGGCTGCTTTTTTTCGCCCGATTTTTAGATGGTATCACCGGAGGGAATGCTTCTGTTGCTCAAGCGGTAATTTCTGATCTCACCAGTCCCAAAAATCGCGCTCAAGCCTTTGGAATTTATGGAGCAGCTATGGGTTTAGGCTTTGTCTTAGGGCCAGCTACTAGCTTATTAGCACAACAGTTTTCTTTAGGGGCTGCCTTTTTAGTTTCTGGTGCAGTGGCGTTTGTAGCCCTGTTAATGACAATATTCTTTTTACCGGAAACTCTTCAAAGTCAAGCTACCAAATCCAAGAATATTTTTGATTTAGGCTTAGGAAATTTAATTAAAGGTTTAGCAATGCCGGGAGTCGGTATTTTGCTCTTAATTAATTTTTTAACGGGAACAACTTTTACTATGTTTACCTATGCTTTCCAACCTTACTTTATTCAAGTATTAGGTCAAAACAGTAAGTCTTTAACATTATTATTTTTATTATTTGGGATTCTAGGTGTACTTATGCAAACCTGGGGAGTGTCCGTAATGAGCAAGAAAATTGATGTAGTTAAAATATTATTTTTAGGTTTGTTTTTTCGGAGTTTGTCATTTGCTTTGATGCCACTTTTACCTAATATTACATATTTTGTGATTGTCAGTATAATCTTTTCAATATTTAATTCTCTCGTTCAACCTATGATTAGCACGTTAATTTCTCTTAATGCTCAACCACAAGATCAGGGAACTGCTTTAGGTTTGAATGCATCTTATTTAAGTATTTCTAATGGTATTGGTCCTGTAATTGCCGGAGTGATTGTCAAACAATCTAACCCCATAACCTATGGCTATCCTTTATATTTAGCAGGATTATTAACATTTTGTGTTTTAGTTTTTGCCATATATAATCGCAGAAGATATACACCTCATAACTCATAATTCATAAAAAAGGTGGGGATTACCCACCATAAAATTAACTACTATCAAAACTTTGGTTGTTGATCTTGAGCGCAGCGGTTAAACCATTCTTGATACTTTTGCTGTTGGGACTCAGTTTCTAGGATAATTGCCAATTTTATATGCTGGCACCCATTATTTTGGTCTAGAGCAATTGCGTTTAAAAGTAAACTAGCAATTTTTGGAGAACTAAACTCACCATAGACCATTAAATTACTATCAAAACTTGGAAATTGTGAGATTTGACCTGTAGTTAACTCTACACCAGAAATTTCTCCTTGACGTAAATCAATTTCTGCGAGTTTTTGATATTCTGGGCTAATTTGTTCAACAATTAAAGTTTCTCGACGAGCAGGAACTTGTATAATGTGAGTTTTAATTTGTTTACGAACAATAACCTCTCCCACTTTTTGCTTTTTACTATCAACAATTAGTTTTTCTTCTAAAAGAGGAATAATTTTTTCCTCAACCACCGCTAAATTTTCTAAATTAACAGACGCATTTATTTCTGGATTTTGTGTTCCTAGTTTTTCCGAAATTAAATATTCAGGCATATAGTTTATTGATTAGTGTTATGTGTTTATGTAAACCGATTTAATAGTTTTCTTGGAAAATGAATGAAATTATTTAGCCCGCCTATGCGGGCTAGGTTAGTTTAGACGACTCAGTCTTACTTAAAAAAATGAAAATCAAATATCAAATTGTCATTTTTTACAAACCAGTTATCGTTCTTCAATTGGTAGATTAGGGGAACTTACATCTAACTCCTCACGACGCACAGTTTCTTGAGTTTCAACCTGATCATGCTCAATTACTTTTTTAACTCTAACTTCTTCCCTGACAAATGCCTCTTTGCGAATTTCAGGTGTTTCTTCGTAAATTTCCATGCGAGCAACTTCACCTTCATGGAAGTCAGCTTCACGAGAAGAAACAGTTCTACCAGCGTCATCTGGTGTGACACGTTCAATGACAACGTGTTCTCTGTCAATTGGTACTGAAACTCGTGTTTTTTCAGTTTCTACGTGCTTACCAACTGTGACTTCCCCCATCTTGCGACGGTTTTTATTGGCAATAAGTCTTTCTTCATACAATTTTAGAGTTTGATGATCTTGCTCATTCAAGTTGAACAAATCAGGCTCATGTTCGTAGCTATAGGTATCGCGGTCGTAAGCTGATGTAGTTCTTGGTGCCGAGGTTGTTGATGAGTCTACAGGTACTGATGATTCGAGGGGAGATGATGTTTCCAAAGGTGTGGTGACATACTGGGGATTGCGATATATTCCCCGTACCCGTTCTTCATAGTCGTAATCTGCAACTAGACGTTCATTAAATTCGGGTAAATTGTCAGCTTGTTCTCTTGTTAATGCAATGGCGTAAACCCGATTGGTATTGTACTCGATACGAGTCCTACCAATGGGGAGTAATACTTTCTTACCGAAAATCCACAACCCTAAGTCAATGACTAAATAACGAAAATGACCTTCATCATCAACTAAAATATCATTAACACTACCAATCTTTTCGTTAGTTCCTTGGCTGTAAACTCCGAATCCTTTAATATCTTTACCTTCAAGGGTATCACGATAGTTAGGATCAAACTCTTGTAATTTGTAAAGAGCCATTATATTAGACCTCTTGCAATTATAGAATTTCTTAACTTCTATATGCCTATCGTAAAATTTTATCCAATTGCTATCCTCTTCCTAGAGACCTAATTTGCATGGGCTTATTTTTACCAAAAGTGATATGAGTGAGCTTTTAAAGCTATCCTTAGTAATAATAGTGAAAACCCAAAGTTATAGATTCATAAAGCCGATTTATTTATAGGATTTATTTATAGGATTTATTTATAGTTTGTTGTAGGATTTATTTATAGCAATATGAAAAATATAAAATGTTTAATTTTTTCAAAGCTTCAATATTGCAGTCAGGAATTTAAAAGTGTTTATGAACAACCTAGGAAAAATAAAAGCAGATAGATATATGAATGTAATTACTAAATACTTACCAATAACAAATAAGAATATTCAAGCAACACCTTCCAAAAGCACACCACCTCCAGATATATTAATTGCTAGGGGTTGGCAAAAAGAACAATATGTTGGTATCGCTATTCTACTCCTGGGATTAATTGCTGCTATTGGATTTATAAATCGTAGATTTGAATATGCATTAATCTTTGCTCTTACTCTGAGTGTTATCTTAATTTTTTTCTTTATTACCGTTTAAAAGATAGTAATCTTCCTTAAAGATCAGGAGAAAATTTAAGGTTAATTTACAGATGTTTTCGAGGAAATCAACTACATTTTTATATCTCACACAAAGGAAGAGCCGAAATAGAAAACTTAGCGTGTGGTACAAATACATAAAAACTGCTGTCAGTACATCCCCATATCCTCAGAGTAAATTTAGATGATAGTATTTTTGTTAACTAATATCTTAACAAACTTGTATTGAATACTACTTTAGTGTAATATATTTTGTTGTTTGTGAAAATGACCTTTTTCAGGCTTTTCACCCAATTTTCAAGGGATTATTAGACAAGGACTATTTAAAAAATAGCAAATTTTAAGCATCCAATTGAAAATTGCCCATACATCTCATTCGTTTTTTTATCAGGTGAAAAAATGTTGTTGTTTTTAAGGCTGATTGATTATTTATTAGCAGCTGTTTTTATCAGTGCTGCTATCATCATTTATTTCGATTCCGCTAATCAAGAATATGTCATAGCTGGTTCAGCAGCCTTAGCTATTGCGATTTTTTTGTTTCTACTCAACAGAAGCTCAGTTAACACTGCTCAGAAGGAAGCACAAAAAATTGAACTTGAAAAAAAAGCTGAACTTTATACCTCTTTATTAACCCTTAGTAATTCCTTGGAAAACAATACCATTATCCCTGCTAGAGCCAAAGCTTTAGAGTATTGTCAAGATTTGATTAATGATTATAAAAACATTAGAAATTGGGCAAGAAATCTTTACTACATTCTGCAAATTTCTACTGTTATTTTGTCTGGTGTTACACCAATTCTAGTATTGGTAGATAAGTTAGAAGCGGGACAAGCTTGGCTGAAATGGCTGCCGGTAATCTGTCCGGCTCTTGCTTCTATTGTTGCCAGTATAGTCACTTCTTTTCCTTTTCAGAAGAATGCAATTGTTGCTAACACAATTGTTGAGTTATTAGAAGCAGAACAAGAAAAGTTTATTTTGGGAATTACACCAGCTTATCGTTGTTATGACATTACTGATGAATCTGAACAAAAACAACGGATAAGTCAATCTGTGGAACAATTCATTACCCAAGTTAATAACATTCACCTGCAACAAGTACAACAATCTCCTGAACAGCAAAATGATAAGAAGGAACAAGCCACTACTGAACAACCCAGTTCTGATACAACTAAAACCGAACAACCTGCTTAGAGGATGTTTTAACAGTATTGGGCGAATATAAAAAAGCCTTCGACTACTGTCAGAGATACAAATAATGAGGACTTACGCAACTGGCACATTGGTAGGGTGCGTCAGATATCAACAATCTGTTTATTTGCAGGATTTATGCAGTAGTAAAGCACCCTACAACAGATTTTTAGTGTGACACTTGCGTAAGTCCTAATAATAACAGAAATTCAACCCACTCAGGTGGGTTTTCTCTTTGGTATATGTGACTTCTAGTCGGTTTATCAACATCCTTTTAAAGTGATCTATTCAATTATTAGATGATATTGTTTCTGCCATTCTCATAATCATATCTTCCAAAGTTCTCAATAAATCTTGCTCATTATAAGGTTTAGAAAAATAAGCTCGCGCACCTAATTGCATAGCCATTTGACGATGTTTATTACTGCTACGAGAAGTCAACATAGCAATAGGAATATTTTTAAATTCTGTGTTGGATTTAACACGATCTAGAAAGCTATAACCATCAAGACGTGGCATTTCAATATCACAAATTACAGCTTGAACTTTTAAGCCGCTTTCTAACTTTTCCCAAGCATCTTGGCCATCTTTAGCCTGTTCAACTTGATACCCTCCTTTTTCTAAAGTGAGAGCTAAGTAACGGCGGACATTAATTGAGTCATCGACAATTAAAATCATGCCTTTTTGGTGAGCAGGTCTAGCTATAGGTTTATCTTTTTGTGGTTTAAGAAAAGCTGTTTTTAATCTAGTTTTAGGTAATTTATTACTTCTGTGGGGACGTTGATTATTCGTAATCCAAGATACCAACTCATTAGTATTTACCAGTGGTACTACCCGACCATCACCGAGAATTGTGCAGTTGCTAAAACCTTCGGGTAAAGGTATATTTCCTTCAACTTGGCGAATTGCCACTTCTTGTTCACCCCAGCAACGGTCTACTTGCACAGCCACTGGTTGATGATCATTTTTGACTATTAACACGCTACTGGCATTAATGCCTGTGGGACTTTCTATGTCTAAACTATTGTAGTGGGAACAATTAAACTCAAAGTAATTACCTAGACGCATTAAAGGTAACATAGTATCTTGCCAGTTGAGGAATTCTCCACCATCCATTGAGAAAACCTGATCGTTTTGCAGTAAGAAGATTTCCGCAACTACGTCTGTAGGAACTGCCAAGACCATACGCTGATGTCGTACATTATTAGTATCAATCTCTACCAATAACACTCGTGCAACTGACAGTGTAAAGGGTACTGATAAAGTAAAGGTCGTGCCAATTCCTGGCTGTGTATCAACTTTAATATCACCCCGCACCAGTGTCAGGTTATTGCGAACAACATCCATACCTACACCACGACCAGATAAAGCTGTGACTTGATCAGAAGTCGTAAACCCAGGTTCAAAAATCAGGGATAGTAGTTCTTCATCATTAGCACCAGCTATTAATGCTGTATCTAAACCCATTGTGATGGCGCGTTGGCGGATTTTTTCTAGAGAAATGCCTCTACCATCATCACGCATTGTAATGATAGTGCGATCGCTGCGGTGATATCCTTTAATTTCAATTAATCCCTGTTCTGGCTTCCCTTGAGCATGACGAGTTGCTGGATCTTCAATTCCATGATCAAAAGCATTACGTAACAAATGCATTAAAGGTTCATTCAAAGCCTCTAAAATGCTGCGTTCAATTAAAGTTTTCCCACCTTCAATATTTAATTGGACATTTTTGCCATACTCAACATTTAAATCACGAATTGCTCTGGGAAAACGTTCTACCAAATCAGATAAAGGACGCATCCTCACTTGTGTTAACTTTCTCTGAGCTTGCTTAGATGTCTTATTTAGCTTTCGCGCAATTTGATCTGTATCATCAACACTCAATTGAATATCGCTAGTGACTTCTGCTACTTGAACAATAGTTTCCATCACTTCCTGAGATAACAAATTTAATTTTTGATAGGCATCCATTTCTAACCCATTGACATCTGCATCTCTGTCTGGTGTCTGATGATTAGCTGCCAAAGTTTCCGTAATAATTTTTTCATATGCTAACCGTACTTCTTGATGTTCTTGATCAAGAATTTGTACTCGTTGGCTAAGACCAAAGACTAATTTTCGTAATCTTTCTAATTGTAAATTTAGTCCATTCCTCTGGATAGTTATTTCTCCAAATAAATCATTAATCTCCTCTAGTTGCTTACTAGGAACTCGAACTGTATTTTCATGATTTTCTTTATCTTTAGAAACAGTGATAATATCACCTTTACGTTCAATTTGTTTATAATCTAAAGATGGAATTTCTGGAGTAACCGTTTTGTTTGGTTCAGGAAAATTAACAGCATTAATTTCTGGTGGTAACTCTATCTCTAATGATTCAGAATCAGTAATTACCTCCTCATCTACCAATAAATTTTCATTAATTGGGACTATTGGCGAGGTAATAACCTGCTTTTGAATATTTCTAACTGCACCTAGATGAATATCTCTTGGTAAGCTATTTTTTTGATTTGTCAGCACTAAAGCTTGCGATCGCCGCCATGCTTGCAATGCTAACTGAGCAATTTCTACAAAGCGATCAGGAGCAGTTTTTAAGTGATGATTAACTGATTCACAAAGCTGAGTAAAAGCAGTTAACTGAAGCATTTCCCCCAACCCACCCAACTCTGCCGCCATTATCCCCACTTCTTGCTGTAACTCCAGTTGAGAACTATTTGCTAACAGAGATTCTAGTCGCTGCAAATACTCTTCTACTTCGGTTTCAAATAACAATGGAATAATTCCCTGACTATCTTCTGAGGATAGCATGGTTCTAATATCTTCAGGAGACGGATCACCCAACCGCTGATGTAATTCATCAAAAATCGGATAGCAAAATGTTTTTAACCACTTATCATCTAGAGCTTTTCTTTGTGATAACAAATCTACAATTTGCCGCAGCCAGTCAACACCAGATAACAATAAACTCTGTAAATGAGTGTCAATTTCTAGGGAATTTTTACTGGTTTTCAGAACCTT contains the following coding sequences:
- a CDS encoding DUF2382 domain-containing protein, whose amino-acid sequence is MALYKLQEFDPNYRDTLEGKDIKGFGVYSQGTNEKIGSVNDILVDDEGHFRYLVIDLGLWIFGKKVLLPIGRTRIEYNTNRVYAIALTREQADNLPEFNERLVADYDYEERVRGIYRNPQYVTTPLETSSPLESSVPVDSSTTSAPRTTSAYDRDTYSYEHEPDLFNLNEQDHQTLKLYEERLIANKNRRKMGEVTVGKHVETEKTRVSVPIDREHVVIERVTPDDAGRTVSSREADFHEGEVARMEIYEETPEIRKEAFVREEVRVKKVIEHDQVETQETVRREELDVSSPNLPIEER
- the hetL gene encoding heterocyst differentiation pentapeptide repeat protein HetL, translated to MDVNEILNRYLAGERSFQRVNLQEAELTNANLTGSDFSYADLRQTRLGKTNFSQACLREADLSEAILWGTNLSKADLYRAILREADLTGAKLILARLDEANLIKASLCGANLHGAKLSRALIIKADFRPSSDQRTDLGYAVLSEADLSYADLRAASLHHANLDHAKLCRANLSRSIQWGDLATDLTGASLQGTDLSYANLTNTILRNANLQGADLTGTILTDADLEGAIMPDGTVSG
- a CDS encoding hybrid sensor histidine kinase/response regulator; its protein translation is MTNDKELEIQMQFLEEATDYLNTLESILLEIDTSKHIDLDNINAAMRAAHSIKGGAAMMGFRVLSDLSHRLEDSFKVLKTSKNSLEIDTHLQSLLLSGVDWLRQIVDLLSQRKALDDKWLKTFCYPIFDELHQRLGDPSPEDIRTMLSSEDSQGIIPLLFETEVEEYLQRLESLLANSSQLELQQEVGIMAAELGGLGEMLQLTAFTQLCESVNHHLKTAPDRFVEIAQLALQAWRRSQALVLTNQKNSLPRDIHLGAVRNIQKQVITSPIVPINENLLVDEEVITDSESLEIELPPEINAVNFPEPNKTVTPEIPSLDYKQIERKGDIITVSKDKENHENTVRVPSKQLEEINDLFGEITIQRNGLNLQLERLRKLVFGLSQRVQILDQEHQEVRLAYEKIITETLAANHQTPDRDADVNGLEMDAYQKLNLLSQEVMETIVQVAEVTSDIQLSVDDTDQIARKLNKTSKQAQRKLTQVRMRPLSDLVERFPRAIRDLNVEYGKNVQLNIEGGKTLIERSILEALNEPLMHLLRNAFDHGIEDPATRHAQGKPEQGLIEIKGYHRSDRTIITMRDDGRGISLEKIRQRAITMGLDTALIAGANDEELLSLIFEPGFTTSDQVTALSGRGVGMDVVRNNLTLVRGDIKVDTQPGIGTTFTLSVPFTLSVARVLLVEIDTNNVRHQRMVLAVPTDVVAEIFLLQNDQVFSMDGGEFLNWQDTMLPLMRLGNYFEFNCSHYNSLDIESPTGINASSVLIVKNDHQPVAVQVDRCWGEQEVAIRQVEGNIPLPEGFSNCTILGDGRVVPLVNTNELVSWITNNQRPHRSNKLPKTRLKTAFLKPQKDKPIARPAHQKGMILIVDDSINVRRYLALTLEKGGYQVEQAKDGQDAWEKLESGLKVQAVICDIEMPRLDGYSFLDRVKSNTEFKNIPIAMLTSRSSNKHRQMAMQLGARAYFSKPYNEQDLLRTLEDMIMRMAETISSNN
- a CDS encoding ion channel is translated as MKFRKFRLQRQSRKQKKVIIPRVHIKIHNGQFEIIGMGAWHSYWRDPYHLLLTIPWVGFLILICVFYVAINALFASAYWLGGDCIANAQPGSFADAFFFSVQTLASIGYGAMYPKTTYANIIVTIEAMIGVVGIAVMTGLAFARFSRPTARVIFSRVAVITPHQGVPTLAFRTANQRRNMILEAQMRMYLMRDEITVEGYSMRRIYDLKLLRHQTPNFSLSWLVMHIIDESSPLYGMTAELLTQTNSLLMVSVSGIDETVAQVVHARHSYSANQILWNRRFVDIMHHTPDGHRYVDYNHFHDVLPVDKVG
- a CDS encoding DUF2382 domain-containing protein; translated protein: MPEYLISEKLGTQNPEINASVNLENLAVVEEKIIPLLEEKLIVDSKKQKVGEVIVRKQIKTHIIQVPARRETLIVEQISPEYQKLAEIDLRQGEISGVELTTGQISQFPSFDSNLMVYGEFSSPKIASLLLNAIALDQNNGCQHIKLAIILETESQQQKYQEWFNRCAQDQQPKF
- a CDS encoding MFS transporter → MNRNFWITALIAFVNSLSFTILIPIIYLYGKQFGLSDFQTSLLFSIYSIAQFFATPVIGKLSDRFGRKPLLIISLAGTVIANSIAGTATTAGLLFFARFLDGITGGNASVAQAVISDLTSPKNRAQAFGIYGAAMGLGFVLGPATSLLAQQFSLGAAFLVSGAVAFVALLMTIFFLPETLQSQATKSKNIFDLGLGNLIKGLAMPGVGILLLINFLTGTTFTMFTYAFQPYFIQVLGQNSKSLTLLFLLFGILGVLMQTWGVSVMSKKIDVVKILFLGLFFRSLSFALMPLLPNITYFVIVSIIFSIFNSLVQPMISTLISLNAQPQDQGTALGLNASYLSISNGIGPVIAGVIVKQSNPITYGYPLYLAGLLTFCVLVFAIYNRRRYTPHNS
- a CDS encoding DUF4231 domain-containing protein produces the protein MLLFLRLIDYLLAAVFISAAIIIYFDSANQEYVIAGSAALAIAIFLFLLNRSSVNTAQKEAQKIELEKKAELYTSLLTLSNSLENNTIIPARAKALEYCQDLINDYKNIRNWARNLYYILQISTVILSGVTPILVLVDKLEAGQAWLKWLPVICPALASIVASIVTSFPFQKNAIVANTIVELLEAEQEKFILGITPAYRCYDITDESEQKQRISQSVEQFITQVNNIHLQQVQQSPEQQNDKKEQATTEQPSSDTTKTEQPA
- a CDS encoding helix-turn-helix transcriptional regulator; the encoded protein is MPKKKPSKTDPAILAAVADYFKVLSEGSRLQILTCLKSGAMNVMEIAEATGLGQANLSKHLKVLTQAGILARQPKGTSAFYEIADPIIFELCELVCDRITERVLQQAESLKALRSRTGVF